Part of the Augochlora pura isolate Apur16 chromosome 10, APUR_v2.2.1, whole genome shotgun sequence genome, GCGTCGCTGCCTCTACCATCCTCGTACGGAAGCGGAAGGTAAATAGttttcattatataaaaataactttttcccgCATTGGATCTGCGTATCTGTGGTTCAAGATTCGCACGCAATTGGCATGGCTATGCCTAAATTCGGAGTTCTCAATAAACTCCACTTATTTGcaatataagtaatttataagtTTAAAAGATATGCGTAAATGCGAGaacacagacacacacacacatttACGTTTAGCAAGGAGCGTGACtctcaatttcttttctttttctttgcttATTAGACCTTTTTTTTATATGGAAGTATCTTTCAAATGAAGTACCTGGACTCGAGTATTTGcttgtatttattcattggtAATGCAATATAGTGGACAGTTTACAAAACTGATTCGATATAGAAACAATCGTGTACATTTTCCAAAGGCGACGAATACATTTCACATTTTACCTCGAAAAGATCttgttcgatttttatacGCCACGTtcttacatatattatacatattataacgaacatatttaatataggaAATGACTAGTTAGAAGGGGTATCGTATCTGCTTTATTACTCAGAAGCTTTGGCTGGCTTGGAGgcttattatttctaattaagtTTGCAATTAAGCCAATTGTATGGCTAGAGCTTGATCGTGTTTATCCTCGCGTCTCTAACATTACTAATAAAAACTTTTTACATATACATGTTTAATTGATATACATAATGTCACGCCCAAActtcttcaaatattcaagtaacgtgtatatatatctacatatacatatacgcaaatttgaaagaaaaaaaactactagaaagaaacaataataataacagttcgTGCCAAGTCGCAATTTACATTCGACACACActtcttgattttatttcgaagtcCGTGAACACTTTTTCCGAAATGATTGTTGAcatacaaaaaagaaaaaagaaaaaaaagaaagctgtGTACTAATGATTTTGACACGTAACAATTGGAAAAAAAACATAGTAAActaagaaaaatgaagaaggAGGGGAAAATAGAAAGGCAAAATGAAGTTGCCCTAATGCAGTGTGTGCTTTTTCCTTCCCTCGTGCATTCCCTCTCGTGCAACTACGACAAACCAATCGATTGTTCGACGATTAAAGGGAAATTAACAGCAAGAAAGCCGTGACAAGCTACAGCCCTTGGCGGCGAGTTGCTACTAAGCTCGGAGTCAAGTAAGTCTCAGATATCTGATGTGTTCCTCCTATTCTGTCGAAGCGTTCGTTACGTTTCTGTTCGTGTATAAACCATCCTACACAGTAGTAGGATGACCCGCGTCTATCGTTCCTCGATTCTTTTTCTCGCACACATTGTCTAAAAAGGCCGGTCGAGTTTGCCTCTATGTTGTACTGAAAAAAAGAGACATTATCACCTCGCCCCGCCCTCTGCCTATGCTCCTGCCTTGCTTCTCTGATTTGTGTTCCATTCAATAACATATTCTGTGTCTACACTTTTTTGTACTTTTACACGAGTCTGTAAACTCGCAGTATCAAATAATCAAGCATACTCCTCTCGTCGAGCATTATCAGGAATGAATTACTGTAAGTTATACTTCCatgtgtttaattaatatgaatatctTCGACCTCTTCCTTCTCTTAGCTGTTTCTATTGTACTAAAGATTTATGAACTCTATATACGCCTTTGAATGTTTTTCTCTAAACTCATAATCtacattttatgttttatgtataatatatttattactttagcGACGACGTACTGAATGTGCTCTATACATGCCtatgaatcatttttattagcaccaatatataatatacgtgAATGCATAATTACCAATCATAGAGTTGTTACATTCAGTACATCCCCCCTCTCTTTAcctgaatataaatatttaaaacatttgtcCGTCGTCAGTGACCCTCCCACGTACGtagtaaaattctaaatttcatttatagtaATGTTGATGCtccatttttatcattcaACGTTATTGAAACACCTTGACACATTGGTACGAATCAGTTACAAAAAACTGTACCCCCAGTAactaagatttttaaaattatagtcGTGGTTGTTTTTCTGTTGAACGTAAGAAATTGACTCTACACATGTTTACCTATGTACGTGtatgacgaataaaatttaggTGCTGCTATGCcgattatataatacatatatgtgtgTAAGGTAATATATATTGATGTACCGGTAAAACTGCTgtaattatctaatttataCAGTTCCGTTACTATGGTTTTCAGGAGAACatatattttgtaagaaaCGTCTCACAGTATTCTAACGTATATAATTGACTTTTTCTTTCAGTCAAACAATAAACGAAGAGAAGGATGGGGATGGACAACATCGTGACATATCGAGGTTTGTATAAAGATCTGTTCTCCTAACAGTTTTAGtcactataataaaataaataattaattctcgtatttatttgaatatttcagtGGTTGGGAAGAATTTGATATCTGCGACGACACTCATCAGTTTACCGTGGACGATTTGGAAGGTCTGGATCCTGAATTGGGCCTAGCTAAAGAAGAAACCGATTCCTGGAGTGCTGCCATTGGGCAAAACATTGCCTTGCGACTCGTCGACAATTGCGAGCGAAAAGTAAAGAGACAGGAGCACATTTACGAATTCGTTCTTACCGAGAAGCATCATTGCTTGGTGCTTCTTGCTATGGAGAGAATCTTCGCGGAGGGTCTCCGGCGTCACTTTCGTTTCGGCCAGCCAGACCTGGAGCGCATGTTCCCCAGACTCCGCGACCTCATCGATATTCATTTACGATTTCTGCAAAAGTTACGGAAGCGGCAAAATGCGAATCCTGTTGTTCCTACGATCGCTGATATACTCGTCGATCAATTCGCTAGCGAAAATGCGCAACGTATGAAGAGTGCCTATGGAGAATTCTGTAGTCGTCACAGAGATGCTGTCGAGGCTTACAAGTATTATTTCCGACACGATCCTCGCTTTGCTCGATTTGTACGACATTGTCAGGTAATTATACAACatccaaaattattaaaattcaaattaaattattaccaaaattatttacgtcTTTATATAGTCACACCCTCTGCTAAAAAAGAAGGGGATTCCCGAGTGCATTTTATTCGTTACCCAAcgtttaacaaaatatccGCTGTTAGTCGAACCGCTTATAAAAACTGGCATTGCACAAGAAGAGGGCGAAGATCTGCGCAAAGCCTTAAGCCTTGTTAAAGAAATCTTAGCGGATGTGGACGCTTGCGTAGCCGATAAGGAAAGAGAAGATAGGAAGCTAGAGATCTATAATAAGTAAGTGAATTTAATGACTCATTTAGTGCATTTCCGAGTGCGGTTAACTAAcacattattttcatcgttaTTATATAGGATTGATGCAAAATCGTTCGCGACATATCGTGGCGTTAAATTCAAAAAGTCAGATATCATGGCATTTAATAGAGTACTGAAATTCGAAGGTACTGCGTACTTAATGCAAGGTCGTGGAAAAATGACTGCCATTGTAGTAGTTGTTCTGtccgatatattatttttcttggcCGAGAGGGATCAGAAGTATGCCTTTTTTGTGCCTGACAATAAGGCTGGTATAGTATCGCTTCAGAAACTACTAGTGCGCGAGAAGGCTGGTCAAGAGTCTAGAGGAATCTATTTAATAAGTAGCAATCCAGCTGAACCGGAAATGTTTGAGTTAAAAATTCAGAAGCCCAAAGACAAACATTTGTGGATCCAAGCAATTAGATCGGCGGTCGAAGCTTGCCCGCAAGACGCCGACAATGAATCCGATACGattactgaaaataatagCAGCAATGAATTGAGAGACACCCGTTCTTCCTCTATATCATTACTCTCTGTCGAAGAAAGACAACGCCTAGTTAAAACTAAAGAAACACATATCCAGAAAATAGTTGGTACGTATAACTTATCGTTAGTTTATCTATTATATGATtcataatgtttaaaaattcaatattcagcTGAACTACGAAAGAAGGACACCGAGCAAGCACTTTTACTGGAAGAAAAACTTAACCTGCAAATGCAACTTTCAAGCGCCGCGAATATATGGGGAAATGAAACCAATGATACCGAACGGTTAGAAAAGGGTGACAAAGAGATTCCGGATTATACTAGACTAGTTCACAACGAAGGGACTGATACTACGCAATTATGGAAAGAGGTTACTAATTTCGTTTAACATCGTATTTTTAACGCTTTTTTACATAGTCTTGAAAAcgggaataaaatttatcttcacaGGTGGTTATGGCTGTACAAGAAGCAACAAGACTTGCTAGCTCATTATCGTTTAGTACAGGCGGTGCTACTCTTTCAAGGAGTTTAAGTTCTGCGGGTGAACGGCATAGCGAAACCTACGTACCAGCTGCTCTTAGTGTACCACGGAGAGCAGAAACGTTTGCTGGTTTCGACCACAACAAGGTAAATATGCAATCCTAAATCTACAAAAAcggatgtaacaatttttgattcTTTTCAGGAAAAATATCCATTACGAGATTCAGCGGCAGTTCAGTCGGTAATTTTTCTTCCAAAAGTCGGCGAATTCATGAAAGAGAACCCAGGAGACAAGGAATCTCAAGATCCCGAAGCGAACAAGGATCAACAATGGGCAGCGATCCGTTTGTCACATCACGTTTATACGCTGCTCTGTCTAATTAGTAGCCAGATGACGACAATCGATAGTTTACAGGCTCAATTAGCTGCGTGTAAAGATGGAAGTATAAGCAAACCAAATAATAGACCTAATACAAACCGCCAGTTAGAAGAGTTGCGCAACTTGCAAGATCAATTAAGCCGAGAGAAAGCGGCGTTCCGTGCTGCTTCCCAGCAAGAACAAAAACAGCTGGAAGAGGAGAGAGCCGAGTTGGCGAGACAGCGTGAACAGCTCGCGGCAGAGAAGCAGGATGTAACACAACAGAGAGACCAATTGTATCGGCGACTCGAGGCATTGGAGAGACAAGGTGTGACATTGGTTGCAGGCGCGGCGCCAGGATCCGCGACCATTCATCTGTCTCACATGTCGCAAGGAACGGATACGATACAGACACGAAAATCTCAGCTAGATGCTAAACGGATACcgttaaatttaattagcgCTACTAATCAACAAAAAGTGCAAAGCAATCTTCCTGTGAAACAGCAGTTGCCTTTGAAACTTGCTAGCGGAAGTAACAATAATACTAGGtatgtataacaatttctaaattgtGTTACCAATTAATCTTTGAAACTGAAACGATGACATACCACCTGGATTATTATGAAATGTTAGATATACTgttgaagaaatatatttaattattaaataattttccacaGACTGAAATTCTTCTATAACGAATAGAAGGGGGCGCATTTtaatctttctctttctctgtatgACTAACAGGAGTGGAGGCACAAGTAATAATAGTCCTGATCGACATTCACGAACCGGTAGTAGTCCGGCAATCGTGGGTAGCTCAACGTATTCTTCCCCGGAACTAGGTAACAATAACGCTAGCACCAGTCAAATTCATTCTTCGAACCGTTCTCTACGAATCACCCGGTCTCCTCCGGAGTATCCTCATTATCAACCGCAGCCGCAGCAACCACCACCCccgcaacagcaacaacagcatCAACGAACCGAACAGCAACAACCGTTGGAGGAAGAGGTAATTTTTTTCTGACGACTCCTTCGTTTCGGTCGAAAGCATTCTCGATCCTCTCGTCCTACAACTGGCGAAGCTACCCCTACGTCTCAACTAACTCCTTCACGGAATCAATCAAAAGATGCTCAACCTAGAAGCCGTGTCAAATCATTTTGACTTTCAACATTCACGcggtaataattttgaattatcattttgaatatttttcttgtagcATTTTTGacattgatttcaatttttcatcgatcattCTTCGTTCGCTCGTCACTTTCTCCTTTATCtgttcctttctctctctctctctctctctctctctctctctccccctctatatctctctttcttcatcttttattttcgtctTCCTTGCTCAgtgataatttttatggtgTTGTACATTAAAATGCAACATGGTACATTAATAATGCATTTAACGTATCTATAAAATCGCGTGActgtcaataaaaaaaaaaagaacatacatacgtattattctgaataaatcgataaaaaagGATATCGTTACTTTCCAACTGCTATTGAaggcaataatataatttttatgcaaagtcTCACGAAACCTaccgtagaaaaaaaaaagagaattaatgTAACATATATATGGACAAATAAAAGGATAACAATTAGTAGTCACAACTATTTGGGAGAacaaaaaaaagtaaataaaagtattaagaaaGCCGGCTTGGTGAGAGGTAGTTCAGCCGATCTTGTTGAATTCTTGCTCGTTATGTTATTAAGCCGACTGACAATTTTAGAGACATGATTTTAGATGAATCTTTTAAACAAATCTGTTGCTGCTTGCTGAAACATGGCAAGGTTAGAGAATTAGATTATAATTAGGAGTGCATATACATGAACAGatgtatatatacttttttcaTGACATATGTATGATGAAGTCACATGTACGTATGTTGGGTTCAAAACTTGTGCGGAAGTGTATGTAAATGCGTgcatatgaataaaattcatgaaCACATGCATACGTGTACAGCTCCATTTTACCAAGAATGTACACATATGCACCTATACTTTGTGTACGCACGTATATGAAAGGATATGTGAGTGATCGCGGTAGTTTATTCTTACATCATAactttaaaagtattttaatatgtgCTAAAGCGACGgataagatataaattatcattggTGACAAATCGTTGTTATGTGTGCCAAGCCACAGTTGAAAATCGTTAATTTTTCGGTATCATTGATCGCATATCATTTGTTCGACAATACTATCGTCCTCCCCTCAATTTAAGTTGGACAAACACGGATCAACcatcatattttctatttaatatttttaattcgagatTTTCCACTGCCATTATTGTTAATCTGaccccctttttctcttttcgactgtttacaatttattttatttattgcatcgcgtatattttcgattatccgaagtattttttatttataagatttttttaaaaataaagaccGTTCTCAAGTATTTGCGGAATCTGGAATCCATTTCAGAGAAAGTACTATACAAACTATGATGATCATACTGCACGTTCGAAGTggttatacattataaattctcatttattaatcgttaaggcaagaaattatatttaaaattgagatCCGTACGGATAACAAAgacaaaataagaaattatctTTGAAGACATGACCCTAGAACGTAGatcgttataataaaatcagaattttgttttgatacatatagatatatatatatatataaatatatgaacatatataaatattatatacatattagaTAGCGTATATGCTTGCCTCAGAAGATGCTGTAGCGTGCAATATGATCGAATGGAGGACAGCGTCGTAGAGGCATGATAATGATGAAACATGtgactaattaatttaacatcgTAGGGCAACATAAAGCAACAGTATCGACTTGTCTCAAATCAATCATGGTGACAATAGTTCTTCAAAGTATTTCTGTAAGATGTAAAGCGtgagggaaaaaaaaacataacgAGTTTTTACAAGTCTACTACTAAAAAAAAGTCTCAGCATGtatcagaatataaataatattgtattgatcTTGTTAACAGCCTTCATAGATGAGTGTTCGACTTCATTTCAAGACcactaaaatacaaattataaactgTTCTTAGTGTTATAATGTACACGATAAAAGAAACCCATGAAACATATGCGAAAGGTAAGATCTAAACACCGAGAGATGTAATTCCAAAGAAATCATTCCAGATATGTATGTACGCGCGCACTCACACGTATGTAtgcattaaacaaaaaaagaaaatgtattctttACATGTGTTAAGAGCATTCCGCTATGTCAGATATAACTCGATGTGATTAAAAAGtcgttgttattaaatatttttccttgtaCAATGAAGTCGCACACCATCTTTTGGGTAacacaaaaaaagaaaaatcaaattggATTAACAACTAAAAAAAAGTAGTGCGGCGGCCTACGTGCGTCACGTGGCATCTAAAGAAATTCGATGCCACACGACTGCATAAGTTTAAAAGAGgatataaagaattattagcaACGCGGTTTTCCACGTTTTAGTGAATCTTTACGTCCCTGATGCTCATGGGAAGTATTTTTGTACGTTTACTCTGTACCTACTATTTTACTCTAAAGCTATATCTACTGTTATCATTGTGATACTCGCTACTGCGATCGTCTTTGGAAacgttaatataaaattataataatctaataaaatgaACCGCGTATCTATTTTAAGACACGCTCGCTCGATGCATTAGTATTAATTCTCTTAGACttgatcaattttaaactaaaaacCGATTCATTCGGTTCGCaacctaataataattgttattattgtgttaCTCGCTTGATTACTTCATCAAGATTACCATTTACTAACACAATACGCTAAATACGTCTATTTTATGACAATTACAAGTTATAAGCTCCTATTTTACTAAATCCATATACCGCAAGATGAGATGATTTTTCTGTAAGGCGATCCATCAACATTAACCTGTTACTTGGCAAgagtaaacaaatatttacgatatttttcttcttccaacTTTATACATCTATGTATgcgtatacatatttatatttgtatacgTATACCTATAGATATGCATGCGTATATAcggtgtatattatatatgatatatatataatatacacgcacacacacactcaTAAACACTGGTATGTGATTTACATTCCTTAACGTTTATATACACATGTTTTGCTGCATTTTTCGATcgataaaaaagaatcgcTGTTAAATCATTAGCCgcataaagaaataatatctatttattataaatgtacataCAACCGTTATTGTAATAAAGAAGAACGTGAGAGAAATGTACGATTATGTTAATGTTACGTGATATTTCTCTTCtgtttattacatttacttaCAAAAACTCTTCGCATTTACAAATTCTTATCCTATCACTTTCATTCAATACGGCTTGGTTCTGTGCTGACGATCACGTCCTTTGCCAGTGCCGATTTTCGCCACCAATTTATGGCTGGAATTCTGTTCTAACACTGTCGTTTCTCCTTTCCTCCAAATGTTTATATACCCGCCTTCCCCCACTGTCACCAAGGAACCACTctgtaaattatacattttcaagtattatttttctgtttagaCAACGgattacatattacatataattccATCAAAATAATACCTTCTCGTGCAACCAACTATCACGCACTAATTGTTTATTTCCCACCATGTTGTAGCATACTTCTAATCGGTCGTTTATAATACTCATGCATCTTAAATTTtctctgaaaaatattaataagaacaattgaaataataaaataagcgaaaaatgattattctcaaataaatgttattttaagtttTGTTTGTTTGAGTTTTTAAATGATGTTGTAATTTACCCTTTAACATTGCTGGAACCTGCAAGAAGGAATGCTTGATCCAATGCATTTGAGGTATGAAATCTGACTGTATAACAATTGTCTGGATCAtcattctaaaaaaaaatacagtatacATACAAAggtcattattatattaatactgtttacaaacatattattgtCAACAGAGATTatgattaatgtaattaaacatATACTAACTTGGGATACTACCAAATCATTGCGTTCGAATTTTGCATACGGTGTGGCATCTTCACAGTCCCAAAGTTGCAACGAATGTGTATGAGTTGTACACCAAAGATTATCATCATTCAGCCAGCCTATCCTATCCTGTTATTTGACAGTTATGTTTAATACATACGGtctaatttctataatatttgctactaaaataattgtaacttaCTACAGAAGACTCTGTGTTTAAAGAATAGGTGAGTGCAGAATCTTCTGTCGGTTGTGTGAGGTCAAATACATTAATCAAACCATCTGTACTACCAGTTGCTAAGACATCCTGCTTCTTAGAGTGAAATGCCAAACAGGTCACATCTTCCATGTGAGATTCCCAGTACCCACCGAGaagagtatttttattagcatGTCGCGTATcccaaaataaaatgaatgcaTCTCCTCCAATATGTTCAGTTCCACCTGCTATAAGTCTCTCATCGTTGCTTATATCAAAACTACAGAGGGGTTTTAATTTCCCATCTTCTGTGCTATCTGAGAAAGAGATACCAATGTTAACATTTACATTATACGCattatattctaaaatgtttaattgattTGTTAGTAAAGACCTTTAAATTCTGCAATAACTTTCCCTTTGGCACGCAAGTCGCATGCTGTAATATACCCATCATTCGTTGCagtgtataaaatgtttttagaaGTAGGACTAAATCTTATACCAACAATTGGAGCTTGATTATGGGATAATGTTGCGATTTGAGTTAAACTTTCTCCGACAGAGTATATTACACAGGTACGATCAGACAGAGCGGTGCCAATTCTGAATTCTGGATCACTATATAAACATAAGTTAttgatagaatattttagaaatatatctCGAACATATAGTTCTATGAAATAGTTTATGTCAAATTTAATTCGGATAACgggaaataaattcgaattctgtaaaacaacaaaaagtaaaataaaaatttatataaaatatttataaatttttatatacggAATTTGTTTACGCATTATTCTAcgtaaacaaattcgaaacatATTGcacagaaatgaatttttttaaaatgattggTTCCTGCATGCAATACGCGAAAATCATATTTGAAACGAAATGGAGGGAAAAATTTGTAGCTCCGGTTTAGAGATATTTGCGAATAGAACGTGCTCGAGCACTGAAAAAATTGGTTAACGCGAAGAAACCGGTTGACTTGACATAAAAAGCTACATaaagatatgtaaaatttGCCTTTGTGTTCCACAGACTCCAAGGACGTAATTACGATCGAGAGACACAGCCTCTTCTATCTTTGATATTAATTCTACTCTTCTTTTCATCGTTGCGCGATTGTCATCGTATTTGCGTTTGTTATGATCGACACTTAGCCTCTTTAAAGACTCGACTATTTTTGCCATTCTACACGGCTCCGAAATTTCAAACAACTATCACGAAGTTAAGGTTAATATCACGTCCAGAATATATGTAGTCATAAGTCTACCGAAATCTAAACTACATACTTTGTCGCTTTGAACTGTGGTTACAAATCGTTGGATATATTGTTGCGAACCATTTTTCGGTGcatatttacaaaatgtatttatttcttatttcgaccagaagatttttcaaagtatgtagcagcaaaatttttaaatttaatttctttattgctCATGCACtcgatagaaagaaaaattaaatataaaattggaaCGTGATACATAGCAGCTACATAATTGGGGTGAAAACGTACTTCCCATCGATCGGTGGCGCCACTGACATTGActgacatttattttaaatttaaaaccTTCCTTTCTTAAACTATAGTTTGATTCtatggaatattaatttacttaaattcaTTCGCGTTTAAGGGAAAAGGTACTGATCTAAtgattcttttgttttctgttgtattattttcattatttacaaaaattacattaaatactCTCCAGCGAtgttttttcataaaaatgggGCGCTAATTCCAACAACCACTCCGGTTGTATTACAGTTATATCCTTcatatatgttttatttgtttgcaaAACTTCACAGAAGAGTAACctaaaagaaatagagaatttAACAAACCATGTACAGTATGAGTatggaaaattaaagtatttaattgaTTGAACAAACCATTGCGGTTGTTGAAGTGTATATAGACAACTATTCGGGTGTATGTATAAATCTTTGTTACCACGCACAGTCTTATATACTCCAGTGTAATGCAAATATGCTGCTTTTGGAAAAAGTCCGGCTGTTATACATTTCAAGATTTGTTCTACATTTCCTAACGAGAAACAGAAGATTTTATCGTTAACACAGTGTTTTTTTATAGCGTATTTTAATAGCAAACTGTATTTACCATTACTAGAAATCAATGGAATGTCTAGTTTCCTCATCAGAGAGTGCATTTGCGTTCGAATTTCGCTAGCTCGTCGTAACgctttaaaattaagaaaatttttctgacaCCACGCGGATATTTTGTTCTTCTCGTAAGCAGTGTACACGTTGAGCATAGTTAAAAGGTCGCCCTCTTCGACCTCAAATTTTCTATGCGCCACTCTGGCTTTTATAGCGGCTTGACCGCCGGCTGGTCTTATGAATACATTTTGTACTTGCAGCATCGCAAGGATCATTGTAAATTCTTTCGAACATCCCATTTCACCTATACACAAAAAGATcttgttaacaatatttttgccaacgtcttgttaataaattttgtcacTAAAATATTACCTGATACTATGAGAGATTTTGCTAAAACAGGTTCCAACGGCATTTCCGCCATGGTAATACCTAACGGCATTGTTAATTCTCCATTTCTGTCTATTGCACCTAATGCATAAAGCAATTCTAAGCCTGCGAGAAGATTTTTGCTTGGTGGGGCAGAGGGGAAATTGAATCTTAAGACATTATCAATGCCCAAAgcttttaattgtaaaatggcTGGTGCCAAATCGGAACGCTGCATTTCCGGTGGCATTGCTTCAAACAATTCGGAATACGCTTCTTCTGTGTATAATCTGTACAGGAAAAATGTATGTAAATGTGATACATACGTACATTTAAACGTAACTATGAAACAAACCTATATGCTTTTCCTGATTGAACGCGCCCTGCTCTACCGGCCCGTTGGTCGGCTGACGCTCTCGACACAGGAACGATTATCACAGAATTGGTCTGTGTCTCCGCTTCAAACCAAGGAATTTTAACAAAACCGCTGTCGATTACTAAACATAAAACGCAATATCTCGATTACAGTTCTTTTCGGTAACAGTAATGCGCCTACTACTATTTAAGAGACCTACAATATAATAGATGTATTCTAGTTAAAATTGACGTtatgtaatagaaaaattaattgaacaacTCGAAGCAGTGATTTTGTCTTTACCATAAACGATGTTTGGAATGGTAATGGATGTTTCAGCTATGTTTGTTGCCACAACTACTTT contains:
- the Cyst gene encoding rho guanine nucleotide exchange factor 18 cysts isoform X3; this encodes MEIELQGKSCTRPVGVGSRACRSQASTHSLNEADLVQSEYQKIVTKRFKGSQRLAESSGLMPGVTGSRLPLQKSISTPSIVTPQINAHLAESVTRTTPSLTTRHERNEKGSGSETETEDLHATHSHEFHEDREGTPNAQISLDELLTDGVTYDDQNSEKTRRKRGSIFFRKKKDKSGKKTSLQQHLWSTIMAGSQGSLICDVCMKQSTNKPLQHCDNCGVSVHQSQGCKDQLVLECIKSKHHSSKALSSSYNVKRGSTASLPLPSSYGSGSQTINEEKDGDGQHRDISSGWEEFDICDDTHQFTVDDLEGLDPELGLAKEETDSWSAAIGQNIALRLVDNCERKVKRQEHIYEFVLTEKHHCLVLLAMERIFAEGLRRHFRFGQPDLERMFPRLRDLIDIHLRFLQKLRKRQNANPVVPTIADILVDQFASENAQRMKSAYGEFCSRHRDAVEAYKYYFRHDPRFARFVRHCQSHPLLKKKGIPECILFVTQRLTKYPLLVEPLIKTGIAQEEGEDLRKALSLVKEILADVDACVADKEREDRKLEIYNKIDAKSFATYRGVKFKKSDIMAFNRVLKFEGTAYLMQGRGKMTAIVVVVLSDILFFLAERDQKYAFFVPDNKAGIVSLQKLLVREKAGQESRGIYLISSNPAEPEMFELKIQKPKDKHLWIQAIRSAVEACPQDADNESDTITENNSSNELRDTRSSSISLLSVEERQRLVKTKETHIQKIVAELRKKDTEQALLLEEKLNLQMQLSSAANIWGNETNDTERLEKGDKEIPDYTRLVHNEGTDTTQLWKEVVMAVQEATRLASSLSFSTGGATLSRSLSSAGERHSETYVPAALSVPRRAETFAGFDHNKEKYPLRDSAAVQSVIFLPKVGEFMKENPGDKESQDPEANKDQQWAAIRLSHHVYTLLCLISSQMTTIDSLQAQLAACKDGSISKPNNRPNTNRQLEELRNLQDQLSREKAAFRAASQQEQKQLEEERAELARQREQLAAEKQDVTQQRDQLYRRLEALERQGVTLVAGAAPGSATIHLSHMSQGTDTIQTRKSQLDAKRIPLNLISATNQQKVQSNLPVKQQLPLKLASGSNNNTRSGGTSNNSPDRHSRTGSSPAIVGSSTYSSPELGNNNASTSQIHSSNRSLRITRSPPEYPHYQPQPQQPPPPQQQQQHQRTEQQQPLEEEVIFF